DNA sequence from the Halorussus limi genome:
CGAGGTTCGAGAGCGGTTCGTCCATCAGGAACACCTCGGGGTCTCGGACGATTGCCCGGCCGAGCGCCACCCGCTGTTGCTGACCCCCCGAGAGTTCGCCGGGCTTGCGGTCGAGCAGGTCGGCGATGCCCATCATCTCGGCGGTCTGCTCGACCTGCGTGGCGATTTCGTCGTCGGGCATCTCGGTCGACTCCTCCAGTCCGAAACTCATGTTCTCCCGCACGGTCATGTGGGGGTAGAGCGCGTAGGACTGGAACACCATCGCGATGTCCCGCGCAGTCGGCGGTTCGTCGGTGATGTCGTGGTTGCCGAGTCGGATGTCACCCTGCGAGACGGTTTCGAGCCCCGCTATCATGCGCAGAGTGGTCGACTTGCCACAGCCGGACGGCCCGACCAGCACGAGGAACTCGCCGTCCTCGATTTCGACGTTGGCGTCGTCGACCGCCACGATGCGGTCCCCGTCGTCGTCGAACCACTTCGTGACTCCGTCTAACGTCAGTTCGGCCATCGTTCTGTCCTCCGTCGTAGAGTAGTGTAAGTCTTTGTCATGCTTCGCCTGCGACTCCTTTCGCGAACTGTTCACCGAACAGGACGTACACCAGCAGCGTGGGCAGGGCCGCGACGAACGCGCCCGCCATCTGGGTGTTGAACGATTCCACGATGCCGCCGGTCAGACTGTTGAGCGCGACGGTCACGGGTGCGGCCGCACCGCCGCCCGACGGCAGGATGACCAGCGCGAACAGCAGGTCGTTCCAGACCTGCGTGAACTGGTAGATGAGCGTCACCGCGAACATCGGCTTCGACAGCGGCAGGATGATGTTGCGGTAGATGCTGTAGACGCTCGCGCCGTCCAGTCGCGCGGCCTCTATCATCTCATCGGAGAGCGACTGGTAGTAGCCCCGGAACAACAGGAACGTGATGGGAATCCCGTACGCGGTGTGGGTGACGATGAGGTTGATGATGCTCGCGTAGTGGTCGTGCATCAGCGGCAAGCCCCACAGGAACGACAGCAGTTCCTGCGTGTTGACGATGGCGTAGAGCCGCGAGAGGGGCACCAGCACTGCCTGATACGGGATGAAGATGCCCGCGATGAACAGCGCGACCAGCGTGGTCTGGTACTTCCAGTCGATGGTCGTCAGCCCGTAGGCCGCGATGGACCCGAGGGTCGCCGACAGGACCGTCGCCGGGACCGCCAACAGGAGGCTGTTTATCAGCGCGCCCGACATCGCGTCGAACGCGACCCGCCACGGTTCGACCGTGAATCCCTCGACGGCGACGAGTCCCGACTCGAAGGTGATCGGCGGCAGGAACGGGACCGTCCTGTTGAACGCGTCGGTCGTCTTGAACGCGGTCATCAGGCCCGCCTCCAGCGGCGCGAGGTAGAACGCGACGAGCGCGAGGAGTACAGCGTAGAGCGCGGCTCGCCGGCCGTCGGTGTCTCGAACCGTCTGTTCGACTCGCTCGCGTCTGGTGTGGTCCTCCGGATTCGGACTGGCTGGCGGACTGCTCATAGTTCACCTCGTCGGTATTCGCTGTAGAGGTACGGTGCGACCACCGCCAGCGCCATGGCGAACAGCACGATGGCGATGGCCGACCCGTACGCCCAGTTGTTCGACCCGAACGCCTCGCGGAACATCAGCGTCGCGAGGATGTCCGCGGCCGGGCCGGGGTTGTTGCCGAACATCACGTAGAGGAAGTCGAAGGCCTTCAGCGCGAACACCATCAGCACCACCGCGGCGCTCATGGTCGAGGCCCGAAGTTGGGGCAGGATGACCCGCCAGTACATCTTCAGGGTGCTCGCGCCGTCGACCTTCGCGGCCTCGTAGTGAGACGTCGGAATCGCTCGAAGCCCCGCGAGGTACACGACCATCGCGTACCCCGAGAACTGCCAGATGAGCGCGAAGATGACCGCCGCCAGTTTGGTGTCGGGGTTCGAGATCCACTGGAGCGTCAGGAAGTCCAGACCCAACTGGCGGAGCGTGACGTTTATCATCCCTATCTGGGGGTTGTACATCCACGCCCAGAACTTCGCGGTCACGACGAACGACAGGCTCATCGGCAGCAGATAGATGATTCGGAAGGTGTTCTCGAACCGTATCTCCTGGTCCACGAGGATGGCGAGCAGGAGGCCGACCACGAGACAGACCCCCGTGAACGCCACCAGCAGGACCAGCGTGTTCTGGGCCGCGGTCCAGAACGACGGGTCCGAGAACGCCTCGCGATACATTTCGAGGTCGAATTGGGAAATCTTGTACTCCGGCAGCAACAGCCCCTCGAAGTCGGTCAGCGAGATGACGAGGTTCCACCCGATGGCTCCGTACACGAAAAAGCCCATCAGCAGGAACGGCGGCAGCCAGAACGGCATCGACTGGACGAAGTCGCTCGACAGGAACGACCCGCCGCTCCGCGTCTCGGACTCGGTGGCTTCGGCGGACTCGCCGCTGACCGTGGCCCCGCCGTCGGTGCGGAGGTCCGGCGAGGCCCGCGAACCGTCGGCCGACTCCCCGCCATCCGTGCGAACCGGCCCCGTCTCGTCGCCGTTCCGGGGGGTTATCCGTCGGAGTACGTCTCTGAGTCGTTGCATGTGAAAAAGGAACAGTCGGAACTGTCTTCAGTTGAACGCCTTGGTCAGTTGGCTGTAGGTCTTGTCGACGTTCCAGCCGGACGTGAACGTGGACATCGCGTCGCCGAAGTTGCTCTTGGCCTCCGGCGGGATGGCGAGTCCGTGTTGGATGGACTTGACCTGCGCCTTCGAGTTCTTGAAGTCGTCCATCTGGCGGCTGAGGAACGGACCGAACTTGTCCTTGGGAACGTCGGTCCGGGGCGGAATCGACCCCTTCTTCGGGTTGAACCGCTCCTGGGCATCGACCGAGCCACAGTACTGCAGGAACTTCTCGGTGGCCTTCGGCGAAGGGTTGTTCTTCGGGAAGGGGAACGAGTCCATGTTGAGCGCGTAGATGCCCTCGGTGCCGGGGAACGGAACCTGACCCCACTCGGAGTCGAACTTGAACCCGTCCTGCGAGCGGTACATGCCCGCGGCCCAGTCGCCCTGATGGAAGAAGGCGGCCTCGCCGTTGATGACCTTCTTGTTCGCCTCGGTCCACGAGATGGACCCGGCGTCGTCGTTGAAGTACTGCTTGTAGTCTTTGACTATCTGGAGCGAGTCCTTGATGGCCTTCTTGTTCTCCTCGACCTTCCCCTCGGTGAACGCCACGTAGGTCTCCTTACCGTACTCGCCGAGGAGGACCTGCGCCCAGAGCTGGGAGGTGGACCACGCGGACTTGGTCTGGTGGGCCATGCCGACCGCGTCGGTGTTGTTCTCGACCTTCTTCATCGCGGCAACGAGGTCACTGGGCTTCGAGATGGACGCGGGGTCGACGCCCGCCTTCTCGACGACCTTCTTGTTGTAGAAGAGGTTGTTGAGTCGGTGGATGTTGATGGGGACCGTGACGAACTTCCCGCCGGGCTTGGCGACGTCCTTCGGCCCCTGCTTGTACGCGCTCTTCATGTTGTTGGTCGACCAGACCGAGTCGCCGATGTCCTTCAGTTTGTCCGCTTCCACGAACGGCTGGAGGTGCGCGCCCGGCCACGCCTGCCACGAACTCGGCGGGTTGTTGTTCAGCACGCGCTTCTTGATGACCGTCTTGAGGTTCTGGCCCGCACCGCCGGGGACGGGGTTCTGGTTGACCTTGATGTCGGGGTGCTTCTCCTTGAAGCCCTCGAACAGCGCCTTGACCGCCGCGGCACCGTCACCGCCGGTCCACCAGTGCTGGACCTCCAGCGGCTTGTAGTTCGAGGACTGCTCCTCGGTGGTAGTGTCGCCGCCGTCGGACGACCCCGTGGTCGTCTCCGAACCGGAGTCGGTGGTCGTCGTAGAGTCGCCCTCGCCACCGCCACCCATGCAACCGGCCAGTCCGGTTACGCCGATAGTACCCGCACCGGCCGCTTTGATGTAATCGCGCCGAGAAACGTCGGAACCTTCGTTGGCATCTGTCATACTGTAAGCCTAACAGATGTAATCTGCCACCAGCCACTTAAACGTTGTTGAAATTAATGCAGGACCGAGTAAATTGTGAGACGATAACACGCTCGGTGAGTAGACCGGGTGTAAACCCGATTTTACGAGTGTTATCGAAAATCCCGGAGTGGATTTACGAACGAAGCTATCGGAAAAATTTGCCGTTCGTCGGCTAACAGTTACCGGCTCGGTCGTTTCGTTTCGCTGTCTCTTCCCGTCGTTCTATAAGTTCAATTACAGTATCTCGCGTTCGCTCCGACACTGTCGCGTCCAAAATACGAGGTGGCGAGTTCGTGAAAGTGAAGCACGCTCGACACTCAGGGACACGGCCAGTCGCGATTCTGCGCTCGCTCGATTCCGAGGTCGGCTCCCGTCAACTGCTGTTCCTATCCCGAACGTGTGACTCACCGACCGCTTCTCCGGGGGTTTCCGGCCGGTCTCGCGACGCACGTCACGAAAGAAGACTCGTCTCCGTCGAGGCGCGCTCTCGCCCACGGAAGACAAGAGGCGTCCTCAGTTGAACGCCTGTTTCATCTGCTGGAACGTCTTGTCGACGTTCCAGTCCGAGGTGAAGGTCGCCGTCGCGTCCTTCATCCCCGTCAGCGGTTCGGGTGCGACCGCGAGTCCGTGCGTGATAGACGGGACCTGCGCCTTCGAGTTCTTGAAGTCGTCCATCTGGCGCTGGAGGAACGGACCGAACTCGTCCTTGGGAACGTCGGTCCGGGGCGGAATCGACCCCTTCTTCGGGTTGAACCGCTCTTGGGCGTCCACGGAACCGCAGTACTGCAGGAACTTCTCGGTGGCCTTCGGCGAAGGGTTGTTCTTCGGGAAGGGGAACGAGTCCATGTTGAACGCGTAGACGCCCTTCGACCCGGGGAACGAGACCTGGTCCCAGTGGGTGCCGAACTCGAAGCCGTCCTGCCCGCGGTACATGCCCGCGGCCCAGTCGCCCTGCTGGTAGAACGCCGCCTCGCCGTTGATGACCTTCGTGTTCGCCTCGGTCCAACTGACCGAACCGTTGTCCTCGTTGAAGTACTGCTTGTAGTCTTTGACTGTCTGGAGGGCACCCTTGACGGCCTGCTGGTTCTCGGCAATCTTGCCTTCGGCGACTGCCTGGTAGGTATTGCGCCCGTACTCCCCGAGGAGCACGGCCTCCCACAGGTCGAGCGTCGGCCACGGGTGCTTGGTCGAGTGCGCCATGCCGACCGCGTCGGTGTTGTTCTCGACCTTCTTCATCGCGGCAACGAGGTCACTGGGCTTCGAGATGGACGCGGGGTCGACGCCCGCCTTCTCGACGACCTTCTTGTTGTAGAAGAGGTTGTTGAGTCGGTGGATGTTGATGGGGACCGTGACGAACTTCCCGCCGGGTTTCGCGGCGTCCTTCGGCCCTTTCAGGTAGGCGTCCTTCATCCCGTTCTTCGACCAGACCGAGTCGCCGATGTCCTTCAGTTTCCCCGCCTCCACGAACGGTTGGAGGTTCTTACCCGGCCACGCCTGCCACGAACTCGGCGGGTTGTTGTTCAGCACGCGCTTCTTGATGACCGTGTGGAGGTTCGTCCCGCCGCCGCCCGGAACCGGGTTCTCCTTCAGTTTGATGTCGGGGTACTTCTGCTTGAAGCCCTCGAAGAGCGCGGTCACTGCCTTGTTGCCGTCACCGCCGGTCCACCAGTGCTGAACCTCCAGCGGTTTGTAGTCGGTCGAGGACTCCCCTTCGGTTGTGGTGTCCCCGCCGTCCATCGACTCCGTCGTCTCTGTGGTGGCGTCGGTAGTAGTCGTCGTCGCTTCGCTCCCACCGCCGCCGGTACAACCGGCGAGACCGGTTAGTCCGATGGTGCCCGCGGTTACGGTTTTCAAATACGTCCGTCTCGAAGCCTCGTGACTGTCCTCGCTACCTGTCATACAAGTGGAGCCTACGAAGTCTAACTTCAACGACCAACTTAACAGTTATCAAAGATAAGCAACATTATAGTTGCACATGAAATTGTGTCAGTGAGTCGCGTAAACCGAGCGACTAGAAGCGCGCGAAGTACCAGAGCGGGCAGTACGTCCGTCGTCCGCCGTGCGCGAGTCCCGACCGACCCCGGACAGGGACTCCGTTTCGGTGGGTTTTACGCCCGGCACCGCGAACGCCGACACGTATGAGCGACGACGAGGACTACCGGATAGAGGAGGACAGTCTCGGAGAGATGCAGGTCCCGGCAGACGCCTACTGGGGCGCACAGACCCAGCGCGCGCTACAGAACTTCCCCGTCTCGGGCATCACCTTCGGGCGGCGCTTCGTCCGTGCGCTCGGCGTCGTGAAGAAGGCCGCCGCGCGGGCCAATCGGGACCTCGAACTGATTCCCGAGGACAAGGCCGACGCCATCGTCGAGGCCGCCGACGAGGTCATCGAGGGCCGCCACGACGACCAGTTCCCGGTGGACGTGTTCCAGACCGGGTCGGGGACCTCCACGAACATGAACGCCAACGAGGTCATCGCCAACCGCGCGACCGAAATCTACGGCGGCGAAGTCGGGTCCCGCGAGATTCATCCCAACGACCACGTCAACTTCGGCCAGTCGTCGAACGACGTGATTCCGACCGCGATGCACGTCGCGTCGCTCGAAGCCGTCGAGAAGGACCTCCTGCCCGCGCTCGATTCGCTCCGCGAGGCCCTCGAAGACAAGGAGGAGGAGTTCGACGACGTGGTCAAGACCGGTCGCACTCACCTGCAGGACGCCACGCCGGTCCGCCTCGGTCAGGAGTTCGGCGGCTACCGCACGCAGGTCGAGAAGGGCCTCTCCCGGGTCGACTACGTGCGCGACCACCTCTCGGAGTTGGCGCTCGGCGGGACCGCGGTCGGTACCGGTCTCAACACCCACCCCGACTTCCCGGAGAAGGCCGCCGAGTACATCTCCGAGGAGACCGGCGTCGAGTTCCGCGAGGCCGACAACCACTTCGAGGCGCAGGCCGCCCACGACGCGATGTCGGAGGCCCACGGCGCGCTCCGCACCATCGCGGGGTCGCTCAACAAGATAGCCAACGACCTCCGCCTGCTGGCCTCCGGGCCGCGGAACGGTCTCGGCGAGATAGAACAACCGGAGAACCAGCCCGGTAGCTCCATCATGCCCGGCAAAATCAACCCCGTCGTCGCCGAGGCGGTCAATCAGGTCCACAAGCAGGTCGTGGGCAACGACGCCGCCGTGAGCGCCGGGGCCGCGGAGGGCCAGATAGACCTCAACCTCTACAAGCCGGTCCTCGCGCACAACTTCCTCCAGTCCGCGGAGATGCTCGCCAACGCTTCGGAGGTGTTCGGCGAGAAGTTCGTCCGGAAACTGGAAGCCAACGAGGAACACTGCGAGCGACAGGTCGAACAGAGCATGGCGCTGGCCACCGCGCTCAACCCCCACATCGGCTACGACAAGGCCAGCGACGCCGCCAAGACCGCCCTGAAGGAGGGCAAGACGGTCAAGGAAGTCGTCGTCGAGAAGGGCTATCTCAGCGAGGAGGAGGCCGAGGAGGTCATCGACCCCGAGGCCATGACCCACCGGGGGATTCTCGGAAGCGGCGAGTAACCGTAATTCCCTAACAGTCGGAAAGTAAATAATTTATACCATTATTACTACGTTTCTAGCCGTCGGTTTCGAACCGTCAGGAGATGAATCAAATGTTTGGTTTCGTCTTCGGCGTTTCCACGAACTGCGGAATGCGGTGTCTCTGGCCGCAGCAGTGAACGGAACGCCTGTCGGGCGTATCGGTTTCGAACCGAGACGGCACCCCCGTCTCCGCCGTGGAGGTGCGGACGCGACGCTTCTCCCGAAGTACGATAACAGTACGTTTCGCAGTGACGCGTACGACCTGCGTACGGTCGAGTCCGAGCGACGGAACTGCGGTACGACCGTCGAGCGGAGTTCGTCGCGACGCTCGGCCCGCCGCCGGAACGCCCACCAGTCGTTTCAGGCAGGCCACCGTGTCTCTACTCTATGTCAGACCGCGACGCAGCGACATTCGAGATGACGCGCAACGAGGCCCGCGTGGTCATCGCCGCGCTCGCCGACGAGGAGATGACCGCCTCGGGCGACCGGGGGATGCGGCTCCAGAACGTGCAGGACCACCTCGCGGCCGAGTTCGACTTCGACGAACACCGCGGGGTCGAGAAGGGCGAGATGGCCGCCGAGGACGACGAGGGATGGCTCGACAACGACTCCATCTTCGGCGGCAACGACCCCGACGACACCGAGACGGTGGAACTCGCGCGCGCCGAGGCCACCGCGGTGACCGACGCGCTCGCCGCCTTCGAGTTGGACGAGACCCACGAGAACGCCGGGACCGCCGAGAACGTGCGCGAGCGAATCGCCGACGCGTTCGAC
Encoded proteins:
- a CDS encoding ABC transporter substrate-binding protein produces the protein MTGSEDSHEASRRTYLKTVTAGTIGLTGLAGCTGGGGSEATTTTTDATTETTESMDGGDTTTEGESSTDYKPLEVQHWWTGGDGNKAVTALFEGFKQKYPDIKLKENPVPGGGGTNLHTVIKKRVLNNNPPSSWQAWPGKNLQPFVEAGKLKDIGDSVWSKNGMKDAYLKGPKDAAKPGGKFVTVPINIHRLNNLFYNKKVVEKAGVDPASISKPSDLVAAMKKVENNTDAVGMAHSTKHPWPTLDLWEAVLLGEYGRNTYQAVAEGKIAENQQAVKGALQTVKDYKQYFNEDNGSVSWTEANTKVINGEAAFYQQGDWAAGMYRGQDGFEFGTHWDQVSFPGSKGVYAFNMDSFPFPKNNPSPKATEKFLQYCGSVDAQERFNPKKGSIPPRTDVPKDEFGPFLQRQMDDFKNSKAQVPSITHGLAVAPEPLTGMKDATATFTSDWNVDKTFQQMKQAFN
- a CDS encoding carbohydrate ABC transporter permease, coding for MQRLRDVLRRITPRNGDETGPVRTDGGESADGSRASPDLRTDGGATVSGESAEATESETRSGGSFLSSDFVQSMPFWLPPFLLMGFFVYGAIGWNLVISLTDFEGLLLPEYKISQFDLEMYREAFSDPSFWTAAQNTLVLLVAFTGVCLVVGLLLAILVDQEIRFENTFRIIYLLPMSLSFVVTAKFWAWMYNPQIGMINVTLRQLGLDFLTLQWISNPDTKLAAVIFALIWQFSGYAMVVYLAGLRAIPTSHYEAAKVDGASTLKMYWRVILPQLRASTMSAAVVLMVFALKAFDFLYVMFGNNPGPAADILATLMFREAFGSNNWAYGSAIAIVLFAMALAVVAPYLYSEYRRGEL
- a CDS encoding ABC transporter substrate-binding protein, which translates into the protein MTDANEGSDVSRRDYIKAAGAGTIGVTGLAGCMGGGGEGDSTTTTDSGSETTTGSSDGGDTTTEEQSSNYKPLEVQHWWTGGDGAAAVKALFEGFKEKHPDIKVNQNPVPGGAGQNLKTVIKKRVLNNNPPSSWQAWPGAHLQPFVEADKLKDIGDSVWSTNNMKSAYKQGPKDVAKPGGKFVTVPINIHRLNNLFYNKKVVEKAGVDPASISKPSDLVAAMKKVENNTDAVGMAHQTKSAWSTSQLWAQVLLGEYGKETYVAFTEGKVEENKKAIKDSLQIVKDYKQYFNDDAGSISWTEANKKVINGEAAFFHQGDWAAGMYRSQDGFKFDSEWGQVPFPGTEGIYALNMDSFPFPKNNPSPKATEKFLQYCGSVDAQERFNPKKGSIPPRTDVPKDKFGPFLSRQMDDFKNSKAQVKSIQHGLAIPPEAKSNFGDAMSTFTSGWNVDKTYSQLTKAFN
- a CDS encoding class II fumarate hydratase; its protein translation is MSDDEDYRIEEDSLGEMQVPADAYWGAQTQRALQNFPVSGITFGRRFVRALGVVKKAAARANRDLELIPEDKADAIVEAADEVIEGRHDDQFPVDVFQTGSGTSTNMNANEVIANRATEIYGGEVGSREIHPNDHVNFGQSSNDVIPTAMHVASLEAVEKDLLPALDSLREALEDKEEEFDDVVKTGRTHLQDATPVRLGQEFGGYRTQVEKGLSRVDYVRDHLSELALGGTAVGTGLNTHPDFPEKAAEYISEETGVEFREADNHFEAQAAHDAMSEAHGALRTIAGSLNKIANDLRLLASGPRNGLGEIEQPENQPGSSIMPGKINPVVAEAVNQVHKQVVGNDAAVSAGAAEGQIDLNLYKPVLAHNFLQSAEMLANASEVFGEKFVRKLEANEEHCERQVEQSMALATALNPHIGYDKASDAAKTALKEGKTVKEVVVEKGYLSEEEAEEVIDPEAMTHRGILGSGE
- a CDS encoding carbohydrate ABC transporter permease, yielding MSSPPASPNPEDHTRRERVEQTVRDTDGRRAALYAVLLALVAFYLAPLEAGLMTAFKTTDAFNRTVPFLPPITFESGLVAVEGFTVEPWRVAFDAMSGALINSLLLAVPATVLSATLGSIAAYGLTTIDWKYQTTLVALFIAGIFIPYQAVLVPLSRLYAIVNTQELLSFLWGLPLMHDHYASIINLIVTHTAYGIPITFLLFRGYYQSLSDEMIEAARLDGASVYSIYRNIILPLSKPMFAVTLIYQFTQVWNDLLFALVILPSGGGAAAPVTVALNSLTGGIVESFNTQMAGAFVAALPTLLVYVLFGEQFAKGVAGEA